The Paenalcaligenes faecalis genome has a window encoding:
- the pheA gene encoding prephenate dehydratase, translating to MAKTLLEQLGPWREQIDALDQQILTLLNQRAHAALEIGKIKESLNANDSILKPEREAQIITHLQSMNSGPITDASVKAVWAEVISACRGLERQLRVAFLGPQGSFSEQAALEHFGHFVQPVACQNFDEVFRLVEVGEADVGMVPVENSTEGAVNRTLDLLLNSSLKVLGERSLAIHHNILTQQGTLDGISRIMAHPQALAQCQNWLARHYPQIQQDAASSNAEAARIAASDPTVAAIAGLKAAEHWGLQVAHASIQDDAQNRTRFLAIGNIESLPSGNDKTSVILAVPNRSGAVHEMLAPFAQHQVSMTRLESRPARTGQWEYYFYVDLLGHQNESSVQSALAQIKQQVAFCKVLGSYPRQA from the coding sequence ATGGCTAAGACGCTTTTAGAACAGCTAGGTCCTTGGCGTGAGCAAATTGATGCTTTGGATCAGCAGATTTTAACGCTGCTTAATCAGCGTGCTCACGCAGCCCTAGAAATTGGCAAAATTAAAGAAAGCTTGAATGCGAATGACAGCATTCTAAAGCCAGAGCGCGAAGCGCAAATTATTACTCATTTACAAAGCATGAATAGCGGGCCGATTACTGACGCATCTGTAAAAGCAGTTTGGGCAGAGGTTATTTCGGCCTGTCGCGGCTTGGAGCGGCAGTTGCGAGTGGCATTTTTAGGGCCTCAAGGCTCATTCTCAGAGCAAGCCGCCCTAGAGCATTTCGGTCATTTTGTGCAACCTGTTGCCTGTCAGAATTTTGATGAGGTCTTTAGGCTTGTAGAGGTAGGTGAGGCCGATGTGGGCATGGTTCCTGTAGAAAATTCCACCGAAGGGGCTGTTAACCGGACGTTGGACTTGCTGCTGAACTCATCATTGAAAGTATTGGGCGAAAGGTCCTTAGCTATTCATCATAATATTTTGACGCAGCAAGGCACTTTGGACGGGATAAGCCGGATTATGGCGCACCCTCAGGCTTTAGCACAGTGTCAAAACTGGCTCGCAAGGCATTATCCTCAGATTCAACAAGATGCGGCCTCTAGTAATGCCGAAGCCGCTCGTATAGCTGCCTCAGATCCTACTGTAGCCGCAATAGCTGGTCTTAAGGCTGCGGAGCATTGGGGTCTTCAGGTTGCGCATGCCAGCATTCAGGATGATGCTCAGAATCGTACACGGTTTTTAGCCATAGGGAATATAGAATCATTACCTTCTGGTAATGACAAGACGAGTGTGATTTTAGCTGTACCTAACCGCTCAGGTGCGGTGCATGAAATGCTCGCTCCTTTTGCCCAGCATCAGGTGTCTATGACACGACTAGAGTCACGTCCAGCTCGTACGGGCCAGTGGGAGTATTATTTTTATGTCGATTTACTAGGGCATCAAAATGAGTCATCCGTACAAAGCGCACTAGCACAAATCAAACAGCAAGTCGCTTTTTGTAAAGTGCTTGGCTCCTACCCACGTCAGGCGTAA
- a CDS encoding prephenate dehydrogenase produces the protein MTRQNNAFFIPVLVVVGPGLIGGSVAAALKQAGCVGKVIGVSRQPSTTAQALHLGLIDEIADLVTATQQADVILLATPVRATRTLLEQIQPHLQPHTVITDAGSTKADVLADALQVLGDQAAQFVPGHPIAGAEKAGPDAAFAGLYRNRIVILTPHKNNTMSVRQQMTQLWEACGARVMLMPAQDHDRVLASVSHVPHFLSSVFMWQVASAADADVRLHVAGSGFRDFTRISAGSAEVWRDIFLSNREAVLSELQQIRHAFEQAETALREADETALSEFLEKAALARRLWGQRSGLE, from the coding sequence ATGACGAGGCAGAACAATGCATTTTTCATTCCTGTTTTAGTAGTCGTTGGTCCTGGGCTAATAGGTGGTTCGGTGGCGGCAGCTCTAAAACAGGCTGGCTGTGTGGGCAAGGTAATTGGTGTTAGTCGTCAACCCAGTACCACAGCTCAGGCTTTGCATTTAGGGTTAATTGACGAAATAGCTGATTTAGTGACAGCTACGCAGCAGGCAGATGTCATTTTGCTTGCGACTCCCGTACGTGCTACCCGGACTTTGTTAGAGCAAATTCAACCGCACTTGCAACCGCATACGGTGATTACCGATGCGGGCAGCACAAAGGCGGATGTGCTGGCCGATGCTTTGCAGGTTTTAGGCGATCAGGCCGCGCAATTTGTCCCAGGGCATCCTATTGCAGGTGCAGAAAAAGCAGGCCCTGATGCCGCTTTTGCTGGGCTTTATAGGAACCGTATCGTTATTTTAACGCCTCATAAAAATAATACGATGTCCGTTAGGCAGCAAATGACACAGTTATGGGAGGCGTGCGGAGCGCGAGTCATGCTGATGCCTGCTCAGGATCATGATCGGGTGTTGGCCTCTGTGAGCCATGTGCCCCATTTCTTATCCTCGGTGTTTATGTGGCAAGTGGCTAGCGCTGCTGATGCTGATGTGCGTTTACATGTGGCAGGCAGTGGTTTTAGGGACTTTACACGTATTTCTGCCGGTTCAGCAGAGGTTTGGCGAGATATTTTTCTGAGTAATCGCGAGGCTGTGCTCTCTGAATTACAGCAGATTCGTCACGCTTTTGAGCAAGCTGAAACGGCATTACGAGAGGCAGATGAAACCGCCTTATCTGAGTTTTTAGAAAAAGCAGCGTTGGCTCGTCGTCTGTGGGGCCAAAGGAGTGGACTGGAATGA
- the aroA gene encoding 3-phosphoshikimate 1-carboxyvinyltransferase yields the protein MSIDQLVLNPVKKAQGIIDLPGSKSISNRALLLAAITPGVTTLTGLLASDDTKVMLESLHKMGVKTKLLSADSYEIHGGTPFENTTADLFLGNAGTAVRSLTAALAWMGGDFTLSGIERMHERPIGDLVDALRLAGADIQYLGKEGYPPLKIAQPTLDLSQPIRVKGSVSSQFLTALLMAAPIATAQMQTDLVIEVEGTLISQPYIAITVDMMARFGVKVEHDTNWQRFTIDRSAQYQSPDVLHVEGDASSASYFLALGTIAGGPIEIQGVGSLSVQGDVQFAQVMQKMGAKVEFQPNSMRVTGKQVAQGEKLHAFDLDFNLIPDAAMTAAALAIYADGPCLLRNIASWRVKETDRIDAMQNELRKLGAKVESGPDWLRVHPIADGAWQPAVIETYDDHRMAMCLSLAAFGPVPVTIVDPGCVSKTFPHYFSVFNQLVD from the coding sequence ATGAGTATAGATCAATTGGTTTTGAACCCTGTCAAAAAAGCCCAAGGTATTATCGACCTACCTGGCTCTAAAAGTATTTCGAATCGGGCTTTATTGCTGGCCGCTATCACTCCAGGGGTAACCACGTTAACGGGGTTGTTGGCTTCAGACGATACAAAAGTCATGTTGGAGTCATTGCACAAGATGGGGGTTAAGACCAAACTCCTTTCTGCTGATAGCTATGAAATCCATGGGGGAACTCCCTTTGAAAATACCACTGCGGATTTATTCTTAGGTAATGCTGGAACAGCGGTACGATCATTGACAGCTGCATTGGCATGGATGGGGGGCGATTTCACTCTCTCTGGGATTGAGCGTATGCACGAACGACCCATAGGGGATTTGGTGGATGCCTTGCGTTTGGCTGGGGCTGACATACAGTATTTAGGTAAAGAGGGGTACCCTCCCTTAAAGATAGCTCAACCTACTTTAGATTTATCCCAGCCCATACGGGTTAAAGGCTCGGTGTCTAGTCAGTTTTTAACAGCCTTGCTGATGGCCGCTCCGATTGCAACGGCACAGATGCAGACTGATTTGGTGATTGAGGTTGAGGGAACATTGATTTCACAACCTTATATTGCTATCACTGTAGATATGATGGCTCGCTTTGGTGTAAAGGTTGAGCATGATACGAATTGGCAGCGCTTCACGATTGATCGTTCTGCTCAGTATCAATCCCCAGACGTTTTACACGTAGAGGGTGATGCATCATCAGCTTCGTATTTTCTTGCTTTAGGAACAATAGCAGGAGGGCCTATTGAGATTCAAGGGGTAGGCTCGCTTTCCGTTCAAGGCGATGTGCAGTTTGCCCAAGTTATGCAGAAAATGGGGGCCAAGGTTGAGTTTCAACCGAACTCCATGCGAGTTACAGGTAAACAAGTAGCGCAAGGTGAAAAACTACACGCTTTTGATCTAGACTTTAATTTAATCCCCGATGCGGCGATGACGGCGGCAGCCTTAGCTATTTATGCTGATGGCCCGTGCTTATTACGCAATATTGCAAGTTGGCGAGTAAAGGAAACAGACCGTATTGATGCAATGCAGAACGAATTGCGCAAGCTGGGGGCGAAAGTAGAGTCTGGACCTGATTGGTTACGAGTACATCCCATAGCTGACGGAGCTTGGCAACCTGCTGTGATTGAAACCTATGATGACCATCGAATGGCTATGTGTTTATCATTAGCAGCCTTTGGTCCAGTACCTGTCACGATTGTAGATCCGGGTTGTGTTAGCAAAACTTTCCCGCATTATTTCTCTGTGTTTAACCAACTAGTTGATTAA
- the cmk gene encoding (d)CMP kinase, with translation MNNNAMTPVITIDGPTASGKGTIATQVAQKLGWQILDSGALYRLTALVVTRQEINEDDMAAVAQAARQLDVRFVDGCCLLASEDVTQALRAEEIGLLASKIAAYPAVRDALLARQRDFRQGAGLIADGRDMGTVVFPDAPLKIFLVADVQSRAQRRYKQLIDKGVSANLSDLLADLQARDLRDSSRAVAPLKAAPDAYTIDSSALSIDDTVAQVLQYWANLQN, from the coding sequence ATGAATAACAACGCCATGACACCTGTTATTACGATTGACGGACCTACCGCCTCGGGTAAGGGTACTATAGCAACGCAAGTTGCACAAAAACTGGGTTGGCAGATTCTAGATAGTGGGGCGTTATATCGATTAACTGCCTTAGTTGTAACGCGACAAGAGATTAACGAGGACGATATGGCGGCTGTTGCTCAAGCCGCTCGTCAGCTAGATGTTCGCTTTGTTGATGGCTGCTGTTTATTAGCCTCAGAGGATGTAACGCAAGCCCTTCGTGCCGAAGAAATTGGGCTGCTAGCATCTAAAATAGCAGCATACCCGGCCGTTAGAGACGCCTTGTTGGCGCGCCAGAGAGATTTTCGGCAGGGCGCAGGGTTGATTGCGGATGGCAGAGATATGGGAACGGTGGTTTTTCCTGATGCCCCACTTAAAATATTCCTTGTTGCAGATGTGCAATCACGCGCACAAAGACGCTATAAACAGTTGATAGATAAGGGCGTATCTGCTAATCTTTCGGATCTATTAGCTGATTTGCAAGCGCGTGATTTACGTGATAGCAGTCGGGCGGTGGCTCCTTTAAAGGCAGCCCCAGACGCATACACGATTGACTCCTCTGCCTTATCTATTGATGATACGGTGGCACAGGTGCTGCAATATTGGGCTAACTTACAGAATTGA